The Streptomyces camelliae genome window below encodes:
- a CDS encoding ABC transporter substrate-binding protein: MSSTRLPRSLRRTAVATTSAALAAVLLAACGGGGSGSGASAGGPVHIKVWAWYPDFKQVVDQFNKTHKDVQVDWVQAGVGQDEYTKLKTALKAGQGAPDVVMLEFQELPTIQLTKGLLDMGKYGANADKGNYVSWAWNQASDGDHVYAIPVDGGPMAMMYRADLFKKYNLKVPTTWAEFKEEAVKLHKADPNAYLTDFGSDETAAGWRQGLMWQAGSRPYTYSASKLPNIGINLNDAGAKKVYDYWGDLVKNKLVDTTSYATTDFYNGLSTGKYATYIAAGWGPGYLSSVAKKTAGQWRVAPLPQWTAGGNDQGDWGGSSFAVTTQTQHPKEATEVARELFGTSEAAWKIGIDQAYLFPLSSPILNGAYFKQKKYDFFGGQQINSVFVPAANTIGSFDWSPFQDFAYNTDTSEVGKALQGQTDWSAVNDNVQNQVTSYASKQGFKVSK, encoded by the coding sequence ATGTCGTCCACCAGACTGCCCCGTTCCCTGCGCCGGACCGCCGTCGCGACGACCTCCGCCGCCCTCGCCGCGGTGCTCCTCGCGGCCTGCGGCGGTGGCGGCAGCGGCTCCGGCGCCTCGGCCGGCGGCCCGGTGCACATCAAGGTGTGGGCCTGGTACCCGGACTTCAAGCAGGTCGTGGACCAGTTCAACAAGACGCACAAGGACGTCCAGGTCGACTGGGTGCAGGCCGGCGTCGGCCAGGACGAGTACACCAAGCTGAAGACCGCGCTCAAGGCGGGCCAGGGCGCCCCGGACGTCGTCATGCTGGAGTTCCAGGAGCTGCCGACCATCCAGCTCACCAAGGGCCTGCTCGACATGGGCAAGTACGGCGCGAACGCGGACAAGGGCAACTACGTGTCGTGGGCCTGGAACCAGGCCTCCGACGGCGACCACGTCTACGCCATCCCGGTCGACGGCGGCCCGATGGCGATGATGTACCGGGCCGACCTCTTCAAGAAGTACAACCTGAAGGTGCCGACCACCTGGGCGGAGTTCAAGGAGGAGGCGGTCAAGCTCCACAAGGCCGACCCGAACGCGTACCTGACCGACTTCGGCAGCGACGAGACGGCCGCCGGCTGGCGCCAGGGCCTGATGTGGCAGGCCGGCTCCCGCCCCTACACCTACTCGGCGAGCAAGCTGCCGAACATCGGGATCAACCTGAACGACGCAGGGGCCAAGAAGGTGTACGACTACTGGGGCGACCTGGTGAAGAACAAGCTGGTCGACACCACCTCGTACGCCACCACGGACTTCTACAACGGCCTCAGCACCGGCAAGTACGCCACCTACATCGCGGCCGGCTGGGGTCCGGGCTACCTCTCCAGCGTCGCCAAGAAGACCGCGGGCCAGTGGCGGGTGGCGCCCCTGCCGCAGTGGACGGCGGGCGGCAACGACCAGGGCGACTGGGGCGGTTCGTCCTTCGCCGTGACCACGCAGACCCAGCACCCCAAGGAGGCCACCGAGGTCGCCCGGGAGCTCTTCGGCACCTCCGAGGCCGCCTGGAAGATCGGCATCGACCAGGCCTACCTGTTCCCGCTGTCCAGCCCGATCCTCAACGGGGCCTACTTCAAGCAGAAGAAGTACGACTTCTTCGGCGGCCAGCAGATCAACTCGGTGTTCGTGCCCGCCGCGAACACCATCGGGAGCTTCGACTGGAGCCCGTTCCAGGACTTCGCCTACAACACCGACACCAGTGAGGTGGGCAAGGCGCTCCAGGGCCAGACCGACTGGTCCGCGGTGAACGACAACGTCCAGAACCAGGTGACCTCCTACGCGAGCAAGCAGGGATTCAAGGTCAGCAAGTAA
- a CDS encoding carbohydrate ABC transporter permease gives MSLLRQQGPALAPSSPAPAEPLGVRAVGGKSGRRTSGLSARARHRGMGLLLIAPFTLLFLAFLVAPLAYAFWLSLRTSTLVGGDHFSWFANYKQTFTDPQFLSGVRRVVVFGVVQIPVMLVLALLGALIVDEVTSRLAKVFRMTLFMPYAVPAVIGALMWGFLYSPTFGPVNSLSHALGLGKVDLLSHGLMLTSLGNIVTWQWTGYNMIVLYAALQGLPREVYEAAKLDGAGQIQTALRIKIPMISSALVLTLMFTIIGTLQFFTEPRVLEPTASQVISPDYTPNLYAYNLAFQYSEFNYSAAISFSLGAVVFIGSYFFLFATRKRSGLK, from the coding sequence ATGAGCCTGCTCCGACAGCAGGGACCAGCACTCGCGCCCTCAAGTCCCGCACCCGCTGAGCCACTTGGCGTCCGGGCGGTCGGCGGGAAGAGCGGCCGGCGTACCTCGGGGCTGTCCGCACGCGCCCGCCACCGGGGCATGGGCCTGCTGCTGATCGCCCCGTTCACCCTGCTCTTCCTGGCCTTCCTGGTGGCGCCGCTGGCGTACGCGTTCTGGCTGAGCCTCAGGACCTCCACCCTGGTGGGCGGCGACCACTTCAGCTGGTTCGCCAACTACAAGCAGACCTTCACCGACCCGCAGTTCCTGTCCGGTGTGCGCCGCGTGGTGGTCTTCGGCGTGGTCCAGATCCCGGTGATGCTCGTGCTGGCCCTGCTCGGCGCCCTCATCGTCGACGAGGTCACCAGCCGCCTCGCCAAGGTCTTCCGCATGACCCTGTTCATGCCGTATGCCGTGCCCGCGGTGATCGGCGCACTGATGTGGGGCTTCCTGTACAGCCCGACCTTCGGCCCGGTGAACTCCCTGAGCCACGCCCTCGGCCTCGGCAAGGTCGACCTGCTGTCGCACGGTCTGATGCTGACCTCGCTCGGCAACATCGTGACCTGGCAGTGGACCGGCTACAACATGATCGTCCTGTACGCCGCCCTCCAGGGCCTGCCTCGCGAGGTGTACGAGGCGGCCAAGCTCGACGGCGCCGGGCAGATCCAGACGGCCCTGCGGATCAAGATCCCGATGATCTCCTCGGCCCTGGTGCTCACGCTGATGTTCACCATCATCGGCACCCTGCAATTCTTCACCGAGCCCCGGGTCCTCGAACCGACCGCCTCCCAGGTGATCAGCCCGGACTACACACCGAACCTGTACGCCTACAACCTGGCCTTCCAGTACTCGGAGTTCAACTACTCCGCCGCCATCTCCTTCTCGCTCGGAGCGGTGGTCTTCATCGGCTCCTACTTCTTCCTGTTCGCCACGCGCAAAAGGAGCGGACTGAAGTGA
- a CDS encoding carbohydrate ABC transporter permease, giving the protein MTTAAAPVPAVAVPAPRRTSAVRGRVTVNAVMVAMILYFLLPFWWLVVAASKNNDALFSTAALWFHSPGSFFDNLQQLFTYNDGEYLRWMGNTAIYAGVSGVGATAVATLAGYAFAKYRFPGRNLLFSSLLGAIMVPATALAIPTYLLLSKVALTNTMWAVILPQLLNPFGVYLVRVYVQESLPDELLEAARMDGAGELRVLWSVALPTLKPALVTVLLFSMVGTWNNFFLPLVMLNNDKLFPLTVGLQSWYQGALIQSGANALFTLVIAGSLVAIIPLIVAFLLLQRYWRGGLTVGSLK; this is encoded by the coding sequence GTGACGACCGCCGCAGCCCCCGTTCCCGCCGTCGCCGTCCCGGCGCCCCGCCGTACGTCCGCCGTCCGAGGGCGCGTCACCGTCAACGCGGTGATGGTGGCGATGATCCTGTACTTCCTGCTGCCGTTCTGGTGGCTGGTCGTCGCGGCCAGCAAGAACAACGACGCGCTGTTCTCCACCGCCGCCCTGTGGTTCCACTCGCCGGGCTCGTTCTTCGACAACCTCCAGCAGCTGTTCACGTACAACGACGGCGAGTACCTGCGCTGGATGGGCAACACCGCGATCTACGCGGGCGTCAGCGGTGTCGGTGCCACCGCCGTGGCGACCCTCGCCGGGTACGCCTTCGCGAAGTACCGCTTCCCCGGCCGCAACCTGCTCTTCTCCAGCCTTCTCGGCGCCATCATGGTGCCCGCGACCGCGCTGGCCATCCCCACCTACCTGCTGCTGAGCAAGGTGGCGCTGACCAACACCATGTGGGCGGTCATCCTGCCCCAGCTGCTCAACCCGTTCGGCGTCTACCTGGTGCGGGTCTACGTGCAGGAGTCCCTGCCGGACGAGCTGCTGGAGGCGGCCCGCATGGACGGCGCCGGTGAGCTGCGCGTCCTGTGGTCGGTGGCGCTGCCGACCCTGAAGCCCGCGCTCGTCACCGTGCTGCTGTTCTCCATGGTCGGCACCTGGAACAACTTCTTCCTGCCGCTGGTGATGCTCAACAACGACAAGCTGTTCCCGCTCACCGTCGGCCTGCAGTCCTGGTACCAGGGAGCGCTGATCCAGTCCGGCGCCAACGCGCTGTTCACCCTCGTCATCGCGGGTTCCCTCGTCGCGATCATCCCGCTGATCGTGGCCTTCCTCCTCCTGCAGCGGTACTGGCGCGGCGGCCTGACCGTCGGAAGCCTCAAGTAG
- a CDS encoding alpha-N-arabinofuranosidase, protein MLHASLTVDPAFRVADVSPRTFGSFVEHMGRCVYTGIYEPGHPHADEDGLRRDVLDLVRELGVTTVRYPGGNFVSGFRWEDSVGPVADRPTRLDLAWHSTETNAFGLHEFAGWARKAGVEPMMALNLGTRGVQEALDLLEYCNHPGGTAWSDQRIKNGARDPFGIRMWCLGNEMDGPWQTGHKTAAEYGRLAAETGRAMRMIDPNLELVACGSSSSSMPTFGAWEATVLEEAYDQVDYISCHAYYEELDGDLGSFLASPVDMDGFIESVVATADHIRAKQRRKKRINLSFDEWNVWYNTRFEAQDKPTEWAVAPRVIEDEYNVADAVVVGGLLISLLRNSDRVTAACLAQLVNVIAPIRSEAGGPSWRQTTFHPFAQAARHARGTVLRVEPVAPVYETKRFGEVPVVDAVATHIAGADGADELTVFAVNRHQSENVELALDLRAFPGYTPVEHSVLSDPDIRATNTQDEPDRVRPYTAGTGAVTDGRLTATLPPVSWNVVRLRRAG, encoded by the coding sequence ATGCTGCACGCCTCCCTGACCGTCGACCCCGCCTTCCGCGTCGCCGACGTGAGCCCCCGTACCTTCGGCTCGTTCGTCGAGCACATGGGCCGCTGCGTCTACACCGGTATCTACGAACCCGGCCACCCGCACGCCGACGAGGACGGCCTGCGCCGTGACGTCCTGGACCTGGTGCGTGAGCTGGGCGTGACCACCGTGCGCTATCCCGGCGGCAACTTCGTCTCCGGCTTCCGCTGGGAGGACAGCGTCGGCCCGGTCGCCGACCGCCCCACCCGTCTCGACCTCGCCTGGCACAGCACCGAGACCAACGCGTTCGGTCTGCACGAGTTCGCGGGCTGGGCCCGCAAGGCCGGCGTCGAGCCCATGATGGCGCTCAACCTCGGTACCCGTGGCGTCCAGGAGGCCCTCGACCTGCTGGAGTACTGCAACCATCCCGGCGGCACCGCCTGGTCCGACCAGCGGATCAAGAACGGCGCCCGGGACCCCTTCGGCATCCGCATGTGGTGTCTCGGCAACGAGATGGACGGGCCCTGGCAGACGGGTCACAAGACCGCCGCCGAGTACGGCCGCCTGGCCGCCGAGACCGGCCGGGCCATGCGCATGATCGACCCGAACCTCGAACTGGTCGCGTGCGGCAGCTCCAGCTCCTCGATGCCGACGTTCGGCGCCTGGGAGGCGACCGTGCTGGAGGAGGCGTACGACCAGGTCGACTACATCTCCTGCCACGCCTACTACGAGGAACTCGACGGCGACCTCGGCAGCTTCCTGGCCTCCCCGGTCGACATGGACGGCTTCATCGAGTCGGTGGTTGCCACCGCCGACCACATCCGGGCCAAGCAGCGCCGCAAGAAGCGGATCAACCTCTCCTTCGACGAGTGGAACGTCTGGTACAACACCCGCTTCGAGGCCCAGGACAAGCCGACCGAGTGGGCCGTCGCCCCGCGCGTGATCGAGGACGAGTACAACGTCGCCGACGCCGTCGTGGTCGGCGGGCTGCTGATCAGCCTGCTGCGCAACAGCGACCGTGTCACCGCCGCCTGCCTCGCCCAGCTCGTCAACGTCATCGCCCCCATCCGCAGCGAGGCGGGCGGCCCGAGCTGGCGGCAGACCACGTTCCACCCCTTCGCCCAGGCGGCCCGGCACGCCCGCGGCACCGTCCTGCGGGTGGAGCCGGTCGCGCCCGTGTACGAGACGAAGCGTTTCGGCGAGGTTCCCGTCGTCGATGCCGTGGCCACCCACATCGCCGGCGCCGACGGGGCCGACGAGCTCACCGTCTTCGCCGTCAACCGGCACCAGAGCGAGAACGTCGAACTCGCCCTCGACCTGCGGGCGTTCCCGGGCTACACGCCGGTGGAGCACTCGGTGCTCAGCGACCCCGACATCCGCGCCACCAACACCCAGGACGAACCGGACCGGGTCCGGCCGTACACCGCCGGCACCGGTGCCGTCACCGACGGCCGGCTCACCGCGACCCTGCCGCCCGTCTCCTGGAACGTCGTCCGGCTGCGCCGCGCCGGCTGA
- a CDS encoding RICIN domain-containing protein, with protein MSTTREGARHRALPRTQAITLLLALLAAAVALVLPAAGPAHAISRASQTMYTPPSNAPSPGSLYPRALRLQYSGSSNGTLLATFEQYSSGTPVFPIYRSTDNGNSWTQISSITDTHNGFGMRYQPFLYELPTAVGNFPAGTILAAGNSIPSDLSSTELDLYASTDHGASWSYVSTIATGGKADPTNGQTPVWEPFLMVSGSKLIVYYSDQRDPNNGQKIVHQVSTDGVNWGSVVNDVATSTYSDRPGMPTVAKLPNGNYVMTYEFWGAPEGGFAVYYKISSDPEAFGSATGVALKTTDGYVPTSSPYITWLPTGGAGGTLVVSANSSDDLFLNTQNGAANQWTRIASTVPGGYSRGLLPLADGHSLMIFSGGHLTSTGLNPVTYGTIDLGGGISDGATYTMSNANSHLMLAIAGGSTTDGTYATQQNADNATDQQWKFVQQTSGYFKIFNVASGKVLGVENQSTANGAKVLQWDDNGTLDHEWALAPNPAGGFTATNRISGKYLEIPSASTTVGTAAGQWSDTGCACQRWNLTQTALPSLSTGQYRLINKNSGKFLEIPGASTTVGKQAGQWVNTANNCQLWTFQSAGGGAWTVKNVNSGLFLDNNGSTSSGAAVVQNASSGATSQKWTLTDAGNGYFKLVNSASGLVADVASASTANGALIVQSADTGAADELWQIARVN; from the coding sequence ATGTCCACCACCAGGGAAGGCGCCAGACACCGCGCCCTGCCCAGAACCCAGGCGATCACCCTGCTGCTGGCCCTGCTCGCAGCCGCCGTCGCCCTCGTCCTGCCCGCCGCCGGCCCGGCGCACGCCATCTCGCGTGCCTCGCAGACGATGTACACCCCGCCGTCGAACGCCCCGTCCCCCGGCTCGCTCTACCCGCGCGCCCTGCGCCTGCAGTACAGCGGATCGTCCAACGGCACCCTGCTCGCCACGTTCGAGCAGTACAGCTCGGGCACCCCGGTCTTCCCGATCTACCGCAGCACCGACAACGGCAACAGCTGGACGCAGATCTCCAGCATCACCGACACGCACAACGGCTTCGGCATGCGCTACCAGCCGTTCCTGTACGAACTGCCCACGGCCGTCGGCAACTTCCCGGCCGGCACGATCCTCGCCGCCGGCAACTCCATCCCCAGCGACCTGTCCTCGACCGAGCTGGACCTGTACGCCAGCACCGACCACGGCGCCAGCTGGTCCTACGTCAGCACCATCGCCACCGGCGGCAAGGCCGATCCCACCAACGGCCAGACGCCCGTGTGGGAGCCGTTCCTGATGGTCTCCGGCTCCAAGCTGATCGTGTACTACTCCGACCAGCGTGACCCCAACAACGGCCAGAAGATCGTGCACCAGGTCAGCACGGACGGCGTGAACTGGGGCTCTGTGGTGAACGACGTCGCCACGTCGACCTACAGCGACCGCCCGGGCATGCCGACGGTCGCGAAGCTGCCCAACGGCAACTACGTGATGACATACGAGTTCTGGGGCGCTCCCGAGGGCGGCTTCGCCGTCTACTACAAGATCTCCTCCGACCCGGAGGCCTTCGGCTCCGCGACCGGGGTCGCGCTGAAGACGACCGACGGCTACGTGCCCACCAGCTCGCCGTACATCACCTGGCTGCCGACCGGCGGCGCGGGCGGCACCCTGGTGGTCAGCGCCAACAGCAGCGACGACCTGTTCCTGAACACGCAGAACGGCGCGGCGAACCAGTGGACGCGCATCGCCTCCACCGTCCCCGGCGGCTACAGCCGGGGCCTGCTCCCGCTCGCCGACGGCCACAGCCTGATGATCTTCAGCGGCGGCCACCTGACCAGCACCGGCCTGAACCCCGTCACCTACGGCACGATCGACCTGGGCGGCGGCATCTCCGACGGTGCCACCTACACCATGTCCAACGCCAACAGCCATCTGATGCTGGCCATCGCCGGCGGCTCGACCACCGACGGCACCTACGCCACCCAGCAGAACGCCGACAACGCCACCGACCAGCAGTGGAAGTTCGTCCAGCAGACGTCCGGCTACTTCAAGATCTTCAACGTGGCCAGCGGCAAGGTCCTGGGCGTGGAGAACCAGTCCACCGCCAATGGCGCCAAGGTCCTGCAGTGGGACGACAACGGCACCCTCGACCACGAGTGGGCCCTCGCCCCGAACCCGGCCGGCGGCTTCACCGCCACCAACCGGATCAGCGGCAAGTACCTGGAGATCCCCAGCGCCTCCACCACCGTCGGCACCGCCGCCGGGCAGTGGTCCGACACCGGCTGCGCCTGCCAGCGCTGGAACCTCACCCAGACCGCCCTGCCCAGCCTGTCCACCGGCCAGTACCGCCTGATCAACAAGAACAGCGGCAAGTTCCTGGAGATCCCCGGCGCCTCCACCACGGTGGGCAAGCAGGCCGGCCAGTGGGTCAACACCGCCAACAACTGCCAGCTGTGGACGTTCCAGTCGGCCGGCGGCGGGGCGTGGACCGTGAAGAACGTCAACAGCGGTCTGTTCCTCGACAACAACGGTTCTACCTCGTCGGGCGCGGCCGTCGTCCAGAACGCCTCCTCCGGCGCCACCTCCCAGAAGTGGACGCTCACGGACGCCGGCAACGGCTACTTCAAGCTCGTCAACTCCGCCAGCGGCCTGGTGGCGGACGTCGCCTCGGCCTCCACCGCCAACGGCGCGCTGATCGTCCAGTCGGCGGACACCGGCGCCGCCGACGAACTCTGGCAGATCGCCCGGGTCAACTGA
- the araB gene encoding ribulokinase encodes MTVIPNKKGGVAVSEEPCVVGVDFGTLSGRAVVVRVRDGAELASAEHVYAHAVLDRQLPDGTPLPPDWALQVPSDYLDVLRTAVPEALARAGVAPEQVIGIGTDFTACTVLPVLADGTPLCELPGLENRPHAYVKLWRHHAAQGQADRINALAAELGEPWLERYGGKISSEWEFAKALQVLEEDPEIYHRTERWLEAADWIVWRLCGTYVRNACTAGYKGQYQDGAYPSPDYLAALHPDFAGFVTDKLDQPIAQLGDAAGGLTAEAAAWTGLPEGIAVCVGNVDAHVTAPAAAAVEPGQMVAIMGTSTCHVMSSDQQATVPGMCGVVDGGILPGLWGYEAGQSGVGDIFAWWVRTGFPAAYAERAAAAGQTPHEYLTALAATQKVGEHGLLALDWHSGNRSVLVDHDLSGLIVGQTLATRPEDVYRALLEATAFGTRTIVDAFETAGVPVKELIIAGGLTKNALLMQIYADVTRRPLSIIGSAQGPALGAAMHAAVAAGAYPDIRAAAQAMGKVERGVYLPDPDRAAAYERLYAEYRVLHDYFGRGTNDVMHRLRRLRAAASA; translated from the coding sequence ATGACTGTCATACCGAACAAGAAAGGTGGGGTCGCCGTGTCTGAAGAGCCCTGTGTCGTAGGTGTCGACTTCGGAACCCTGTCCGGCCGCGCGGTCGTCGTCCGCGTCCGCGACGGCGCCGAGCTCGCGTCGGCCGAGCACGTCTACGCCCACGCCGTCCTCGACCGGCAGCTGCCCGACGGCACCCCGCTGCCGCCCGACTGGGCCCTTCAGGTGCCCTCGGACTACCTCGACGTCCTGCGCACCGCCGTACCCGAGGCTCTCGCCCGCGCCGGAGTGGCGCCCGAGCAGGTGATCGGCATCGGCACGGACTTCACCGCCTGCACCGTCCTGCCGGTGCTCGCCGACGGCACACCGCTGTGCGAACTGCCCGGCCTTGAGAACCGCCCGCACGCCTACGTCAAGCTGTGGCGCCACCACGCCGCGCAGGGCCAGGCCGACCGGATCAACGCGCTGGCCGCCGAGCTGGGGGAGCCCTGGCTGGAGCGGTACGGCGGAAAGATCTCCTCGGAGTGGGAGTTCGCCAAGGCGCTCCAGGTCCTGGAGGAGGACCCCGAGATCTACCACCGCACCGAGCGGTGGCTGGAGGCGGCCGACTGGATCGTCTGGCGGCTGTGCGGGACGTACGTGCGCAACGCCTGCACCGCGGGCTACAAGGGCCAGTACCAGGACGGCGCCTATCCCTCGCCCGATTACCTCGCCGCCCTGCACCCGGATTTCGCCGGCTTCGTCACCGACAAGCTGGACCAGCCGATCGCCCAACTCGGTGATGCGGCAGGAGGATTGACCGCCGAGGCGGCCGCCTGGACCGGGCTGCCGGAGGGCATCGCGGTCTGCGTCGGCAATGTCGACGCCCATGTGACGGCGCCGGCGGCGGCGGCCGTCGAGCCCGGCCAGATGGTCGCGATCATGGGCACCTCCACCTGCCATGTGATGAGCTCCGACCAGCAGGCGACCGTGCCGGGGATGTGCGGGGTCGTCGACGGCGGCATCCTGCCGGGCCTGTGGGGTTACGAGGCCGGGCAGAGCGGCGTCGGCGACATCTTCGCCTGGTGGGTGCGCACCGGCTTTCCCGCCGCGTACGCCGAGCGGGCCGCGGCCGCGGGGCAGACCCCGCACGAGTACCTGACCGCCCTCGCCGCCACGCAGAAGGTCGGCGAGCACGGACTGCTGGCGCTGGACTGGCACAGCGGCAACCGCTCGGTGCTGGTCGACCACGACCTCAGCGGCCTGATCGTCGGCCAGACGCTGGCCACCCGCCCGGAGGACGTCTACCGCGCCCTGCTGGAGGCCACCGCCTTCGGTACCCGCACCATCGTCGACGCCTTCGAAACCGCCGGCGTACCCGTGAAGGAGCTGATCATCGCGGGCGGCCTGACGAAGAACGCCCTGCTCATGCAGATCTACGCCGACGTCACCCGCCGCCCGCTGAGCATCATCGGCTCCGCGCAGGGCCCGGCGCTGGGCGCGGCGATGCACGCCGCCGTCGCCGCCGGGGCGTACCCCGACATCCGCGCCGCCGCCCAGGCGATGGGCAAGGTCGAGCGCGGAGTCTACCTGCCCGACCCCGACCGCGCGGCGGCCTACGAGCGCCTGTACGCGGAGTACCGGGTGCTGCACGACTACTTCGGCCGCGGCACCAACGACGTCATGCACCGCCTGCGCCGCCTGCGCGCAGCGGCCTCCGCCTGA
- the araA gene encoding L-arabinose isomerase: protein MTTSESPFAGQEIWFLTGSQSLYGDDTLRQVAEQSQKIAELLDDAPEIPLRIVWKPVLTDAESIRRMCQEATVSDTCVGVIVWMHTFSPAKMWIAGLSALDRPVLHLHTQYNLSLPWSSIDMDFMNLNQAAHGDREFGHIEARLGVNRKIVAGHATDPRVVGRIAAWSRAAAGRHAARTLRLARFGDNMREVAVTEGDKVEAQLRFGFSVNTYGVNDLVAVVDAVEDKAAAELAAEYVESYDVVPALRPDGIRHDSLLYAARQELGLRRFLTEGGFTAFTTNFEDLGGLRQLPGLAVQRLMADGYGFGGEGDWKTSALLRTMKVMGAGLPGGTTFMEDYTYHLGPGTPRILGAHMLEVCPSVAAGRPSCQIHPLSIGGREDPVRLVFDAAPGPALVVGLCDLGDRFRLTANAVDVVAPSQPLPQLPVARAVWQPRPSLAESAESWLLAGAPHHTVLSAAVDPETLGDFAAMTGIELLTIDEHTTSGQLAKEIRWNAAYHRLAQAL from the coding sequence ATGACGACGTCCGAGAGCCCCTTCGCGGGCCAGGAGATCTGGTTTCTCACCGGCAGCCAGAGCCTGTACGGCGACGACACCCTGCGCCAGGTCGCCGAGCAGTCCCAGAAGATCGCCGAACTGCTCGATGACGCGCCGGAGATCCCGTTGCGGATCGTGTGGAAGCCGGTCCTCACCGACGCCGAGTCGATCCGGCGGATGTGCCAGGAGGCCACGGTCTCCGACACCTGCGTCGGAGTGATCGTGTGGATGCACACCTTCTCCCCGGCCAAGATGTGGATCGCCGGACTCAGCGCACTCGACCGGCCCGTGCTCCACCTGCACACCCAGTACAACCTGTCGCTGCCCTGGTCGAGCATCGACATGGACTTCATGAACCTCAACCAGGCCGCCCACGGCGACCGCGAGTTCGGCCACATCGAGGCCCGCCTCGGTGTCAACCGCAAGATCGTCGCCGGGCACGCCACCGACCCCCGGGTGGTCGGCCGCATCGCGGCCTGGTCGCGGGCCGCCGCCGGCCGGCACGCCGCACGCACCCTGCGCCTGGCACGCTTCGGCGACAACATGCGCGAGGTCGCGGTGACCGAGGGCGACAAGGTCGAGGCACAGCTGAGGTTCGGCTTCTCCGTGAACACCTACGGCGTCAACGACCTCGTCGCCGTCGTCGACGCCGTCGAGGACAAGGCCGCGGCCGAACTCGCCGCCGAGTACGTCGAGTCGTACGACGTCGTCCCGGCCCTGCGCCCGGACGGCATCCGCCACGACTCGCTGCTGTACGCGGCCCGCCAGGAACTGGGCCTGCGCCGCTTCCTCACCGAGGGCGGCTTCACCGCCTTCACCACCAACTTCGAGGACCTGGGCGGCCTGCGCCAGCTCCCCGGCCTCGCCGTCCAGCGCCTCATGGCCGACGGCTACGGCTTCGGCGGCGAGGGCGACTGGAAGACCTCGGCGCTGCTGCGCACGATGAAGGTCATGGGCGCCGGACTGCCCGGCGGCACCACCTTCATGGAGGACTACACCTACCACCTCGGCCCCGGCACCCCGCGCATCCTGGGCGCCCACATGCTGGAGGTCTGCCCCTCGGTGGCGGCCGGCCGCCCCAGCTGCCAGATCCACCCCCTGTCCATCGGCGGCCGCGAGGATCCCGTCCGCCTCGTCTTCGACGCCGCCCCCGGCCCCGCCCTCGTCGTCGGCCTCTGCGACCTGGGCGACCGCTTCCGGCTGACCGCCAACGCCGTCGACGTGGTGGCCCCCAGCCAGCCCCTGCCCCAGCTGCCGGTGGCCAGGGCCGTGTGGCAGCCGCGCCCCTCGCTGGCCGAGTCGGCCGAGAGCTGGCTGCTCGCCGGCGCCCCGCACCACACCGTGCTCAGCGCTGCCGTGGACCCGGAGACGCTCGGCGACTTCGCCGCCATGACCGGCATCGAACTGCTCACGATCGACGAGCACACCACCTCCGGGCAGCTGGCCAAGGAGATCCGCTGGAACGCCGCCTACCACCGCCTCGCCCAGGCGCTGTGA
- the araD gene encoding L-ribulose-5-phosphate 4-epimerase AraD → MTTGIREGLHREVLEANLAIPQVGLATLTWGNVSGVDREAGVFVIKPSGVAYESLTIDDLVTVRLADGAVVAGNLRPSTDTETHRCLYLAFPSIGGVTHTHSTHAVAFAQARRDIPVLGTTHADTFNGPVPVTRDLTEEECAKDYEYNTGQVIVDLLGADDRRAAEVPAALVAGHGPFTWGTGARKSLEHAIICEAVADIALHTMSLSPSAPPPRHLLERHYTRKHGPDAYYGNPERLTP, encoded by the coding sequence ATGACCACAGGCATCCGGGAGGGCCTGCACCGCGAGGTCCTGGAAGCGAACCTGGCCATCCCCCAGGTCGGTCTGGCGACCCTGACCTGGGGCAATGTCAGCGGGGTCGACCGTGAGGCGGGGGTGTTCGTCATCAAGCCGTCGGGGGTCGCCTACGAGTCCCTGACCATCGACGACCTGGTGACGGTCCGGCTGGCCGACGGCGCCGTGGTGGCGGGCAATCTGCGCCCGTCCACCGACACCGAGACCCACCGCTGCCTCTACCTCGCTTTCCCCTCCATCGGCGGCGTGACCCACACCCACTCCACCCATGCCGTCGCCTTCGCCCAGGCCCGCCGCGACATCCCGGTCCTCGGCACCACCCACGCCGACACCTTCAACGGCCCCGTGCCCGTCACCCGCGACCTCACCGAGGAGGAGTGCGCGAAGGACTACGAGTACAACACCGGCCAGGTCATCGTGGACCTCCTCGGCGCCGACGACCGGCGGGCCGCCGAGGTCCCCGCCGCCCTCGTCGCCGGCCACGGCCCCTTTACCTGGGGCACCGGCGCCCGCAAGTCCCTGGAGCACGCGATCATCTGCGAGGCCGTCGCCGACATCGCCCTGCACACCATGTCCCTGTCCCCGTCGGCCCCACCGCCCCGCCACCTGCTGGAACGTCACTACACCCGCAAGCACGGCCCCGACGCCTACTACGGCAACCCGGAGCGGCTGACACCGTGA